From a region of the Agromyces ramosus genome:
- a CDS encoding DUF7218 family protein, giving the protein MPGRKNSSLKDPKLYEELRDDGASKEKAARISNAAAKQGRSAVGRKGGKHGDYDDWTVDALKKRAKELGITGYSGKRKSELISALRNH; this is encoded by the coding sequence ATGCCGGGACGCAAGAACTCGTCGCTGAAGGATCCGAAGCTCTACGAGGAGCTCCGCGATGACGGAGCGTCGAAGGAGAAGGCCGCTCGCATCTCGAACGCCGCAGCCAAGCAGGGCCGGAGCGCCGTCGGCCGCAAGGGCGGCAAGCACGGCGACTACGACGACTGGACCGTCGACGCACTGAAGAAGCGCGCGAAGGAGCTCGGCATCACCGGGTACAGCGGGAAGCGCAAGTCCGAACTCATCTCGGCCCTCCGCAACCACTGA
- a CDS encoding LacI family DNA-binding transcriptional regulator, whose translation MSRRLADVARKVGVSEATVSRVLNGKPGVSASTRDAVLTALDVLGYERPTKLRGERARLVGLVMPELQNPIFPALAEAIGGGLAQNGYTPVLCIQTAGGISEADYVELLLHQQVSGVIFAGGAYAQADVNHDHYARLVELKLPTVLVNAPIDDLGFATVSCDDAASVEQAFGHLVQLGHERIGILLGPSDHMPSRRKHEAALRMAERHGLELGDDRVVHSLYSLESGQTAATKLLAAGVTGIVCASDPMALGAIRAVRRAGLRVPDDVSVIGYDDSALMNCTEPPLTTVRQPIESMGKMIIELLMRQMSSERTIGDEVFFAPELVVRASTSPVRR comes from the coding sequence ATGTCGAGGAGACTGGCGGATGTCGCGCGCAAGGTCGGTGTCAGCGAGGCGACCGTCAGTCGCGTGCTGAACGGCAAGCCCGGGGTGTCGGCGTCGACGCGCGACGCGGTGCTCACGGCGCTCGACGTGCTGGGGTACGAGCGGCCCACCAAGCTGCGGGGCGAACGGGCGCGGCTCGTGGGCCTCGTGATGCCCGAGCTGCAGAATCCGATCTTCCCTGCCCTCGCCGAGGCGATCGGCGGCGGGCTCGCCCAGAACGGCTATACGCCGGTGCTGTGCATCCAGACGGCGGGCGGCATCTCCGAGGCCGACTACGTCGAGCTGCTCCTGCACCAGCAGGTGTCGGGAGTGATCTTCGCCGGCGGCGCCTACGCGCAGGCCGACGTGAACCACGATCACTACGCCCGGCTGGTCGAGCTGAAACTGCCGACCGTGCTCGTGAACGCACCGATCGACGACCTCGGCTTCGCCACCGTGTCGTGCGACGACGCGGCTTCGGTCGAGCAGGCCTTCGGTCACCTCGTGCAGCTCGGTCATGAGCGCATCGGCATTCTCCTGGGGCCGAGCGACCACATGCCGTCGCGCCGCAAGCACGAGGCGGCCCTGCGAATGGCGGAGCGCCACGGCCTCGAGCTCGGCGACGACCGGGTCGTGCACTCGCTGTACTCGCTCGAGTCGGGCCAGACGGCGGCGACCAAGCTCCTCGCGGCGGGCGTCACGGGCATCGTCTGCGCGAGCGACCCGATGGCGCTCGGCGCCATCCGCGCCGTTCGCCGGGCCGGGCTCCGCGTGCCCGACGACGTGTCGGTCATCGGGTACGACGACTCGGCCCTGATGAATTGCACGGAACCACCGCTCACGACGGTGCGCCAGCCGATCGAGTCGATGGGCAAGATGATCATCGAGTTGCTGATGCGCCAGATGTCGAGTGAGCGCACGATCGGCGACGAGGTGTTCTTCGCTCCCGAGCTCGTGGTGCGGGCCTCGACGTCGCCCGTCCGACGCTGA
- a CDS encoding NRAMP family divalent metal transporter, with translation MSDPEVKDEEHRDDRDAGSDTERDVEERRHGVKRVVGLLGPGLITGASDDDPSGIATYAQAGAIYGYGTLWTVPVVLPLMIAVQEICDRTASATGKSLGALARERFTGGWRIVILLLVVALFAANGLNAAADLLAVGEGMELLHAGPAQLWSAVAGLGIGVMLFFGSFTIVAKIIRWLCLSLFAYVGVLVVANVDWVDVLKGLAGFGFELTPAYLAMIVAILGTSLSPYLFFWQSEDRIEEMRVAPEGGDEPVPLVRRGRKRARRQLLETRIDVVIGMAFSVLVMFAIIVATAATLGAEGEKVETAADAARALEPIAGPGASVLFALGFIGSGLLAVPVLVTAGSAALAALLGRDWSLAASPRRDPFFYTLVGVGTVGGVVLSLVSANAVQLLVFSALINGIVAAPFLILVMIIARDRKVMGAFRAGPLAASVGWLAAGVMTVASVLGVVLTIAAIFGG, from the coding sequence ATGAGCGATCCCGAGGTGAAAGACGAGGAGCACCGCGACGACCGCGATGCGGGGAGCGACACCGAGCGCGACGTCGAGGAGCGTCGACACGGTGTGAAGCGGGTCGTCGGCCTGCTCGGGCCCGGACTCATCACCGGCGCCTCCGACGACGATCCGTCGGGCATCGCGACGTACGCGCAGGCGGGTGCGATCTACGGGTACGGCACGCTCTGGACGGTGCCCGTCGTGCTCCCGCTCATGATCGCCGTGCAGGAGATCTGCGACCGCACCGCCTCCGCCACCGGCAAGAGCCTCGGCGCGCTGGCGCGGGAGCGGTTCACGGGCGGCTGGCGCATCGTGATCCTGCTGCTCGTGGTCGCGCTGTTCGCCGCGAACGGGCTGAACGCCGCCGCCGACCTGCTCGCCGTCGGCGAGGGCATGGAGCTGCTGCACGCCGGTCCAGCCCAGCTCTGGAGCGCGGTCGCCGGCCTCGGCATCGGCGTGATGCTGTTCTTCGGCTCCTTCACCATCGTGGCCAAGATCATCCGCTGGCTCTGTCTCAGCCTGTTCGCCTACGTCGGTGTGCTCGTCGTGGCGAACGTCGACTGGGTCGACGTTCTGAAGGGGCTCGCCGGCTTCGGCTTCGAGCTGACACCCGCGTACCTTGCCATGATCGTGGCCATTCTCGGCACGAGCCTCTCTCCGTACCTGTTCTTCTGGCAGAGCGAGGACCGCATCGAGGAGATGCGGGTGGCCCCCGAGGGCGGCGACGAACCGGTGCCGCTCGTGCGGCGCGGACGCAAGCGGGCTCGACGGCAGCTGCTCGAGACCCGCATCGACGTGGTCATCGGCATGGCCTTCTCCGTACTCGTCATGTTCGCGATCATCGTCGCGACCGCGGCGACGCTCGGCGCCGAGGGCGAGAAGGTCGAGACCGCAGCGGATGCCGCGAGGGCCCTCGAGCCGATCGCCGGCCCCGGGGCATCCGTGCTCTTCGCCCTCGGCTTCATCGGGTCGGGCCTGCTCGCCGTGCCCGTGCTCGTCACCGCGGGATCCGCCGCGCTCGCAGCCCTCCTCGGCAGGGACTGGAGCCTCGCCGCGAGCCCGCGCCGCGACCCGTTCTTCTACACGCTCGTGGGGGTCGGCACGGTCGGCGGCGTGGTCCTCAGCCTCGTGTCGGCGAACGCCGTGCAGCTGCTCGTGTTCAGCGCGCTGATCAATGGGATCGTGGCCGCGCCGTTCCTCATCCTCGTCATGATCATCGCCCGCGACCGGAAGGTGATGGGCGCATTCCGGGCGGGCCCGCTCGCGGCGTCCGTCGGGTGGCTCGCGGCGGGCGTGATGACCGTGGCGAGTGTGCTGGGCGTCGTGCTGACCATCGCCGCCATCTTCGGCGGGTGA
- a CDS encoding DUF7882 family protein — translation MGKFIYNSSSREIEIDDRTLAHLRVAILNKLRRSESFAMTWEHGVENGSGRTTIWLHESIPLQFVFSGNRPPALNRLWVEQMLLAANSTAGLHFMPEPEQTEPFEAE, via the coding sequence ATGGGCAAGTTCATCTACAACTCGTCATCGCGTGAGATCGAGATCGACGATCGCACGCTTGCCCACCTGCGAGTCGCGATCCTCAACAAGCTGCGCCGGTCCGAGAGCTTCGCCATGACGTGGGAGCACGGCGTCGAGAACGGCAGCGGACGCACGACCATCTGGTTGCACGAGTCGATCCCCCTGCAGTTCGTGTTCAGCGGCAACCGACCGCCCGCGCTCAACCGCCTCTGGGTCGAGCAGATGCTGCTCGCGGCCAACAGCACCGCCGGGCTCCACTTCATGCCCGAGCCCGAGCAGACCGAGCCGTTCGAGGCCGAGTAG
- a CDS encoding alcohol dehydrogenase catalytic domain-containing protein, translated as MRAVTWHSARSVAVDDVPDPVLIEPTDALIRVTATAICGSDLHLYDVFGPFMHRGDILGHEAMGVVESVGSAVRKVAVDDRVIVPFVIACGTCYMCARGLSTQCELTQNTEHRTGAALYGYTELYGRVPGGQAEYLRVRLADANALVVGRDLPDERYLFLTDVLPTAWQAVRYANVSPGGTMAVIGLGPVGQMVVRVARHEGVAVFAVDPVVERRLMAERYGATTFDLDDGVAELIRDATNGRGADAAIDAVGLEAHGNPGTAFAQNAVGALPSGLAKQVMTRAGVDRLAALHLAVEVVRRGGTVSVVGVYAGNLDPMPMMTIFDKQLAMRFGQANVQHWLPDLLPLAEAPGDPLGLEDLATHRVPLARAPEMYELFKQKSAGCIKVVLKP; from the coding sequence ATGAGAGCAGTCACCTGGCACTCGGCGCGTTCCGTCGCCGTCGACGACGTCCCTGACCCCGTCCTGATCGAACCCACCGACGCCCTGATCAGGGTCACCGCGACCGCGATCTGCGGCTCGGACCTCCATCTCTACGACGTGTTCGGCCCGTTCATGCACCGCGGCGACATCCTCGGCCATGAGGCGATGGGAGTGGTGGAATCAGTCGGCTCCGCCGTGCGGAAGGTCGCGGTCGACGACCGGGTCATCGTTCCCTTCGTCATCGCCTGCGGCACCTGCTACATGTGTGCGAGGGGGCTGAGCACGCAATGCGAGCTCACCCAGAACACCGAGCACCGCACGGGAGCGGCCCTCTACGGCTACACCGAGTTGTACGGCCGGGTCCCGGGCGGGCAGGCGGAGTACCTGCGGGTGCGACTCGCCGACGCCAATGCGCTCGTCGTCGGCCGTGACCTGCCGGACGAGCGCTACCTCTTCCTCACCGACGTGCTGCCGACGGCCTGGCAGGCCGTGCGCTACGCGAACGTCAGCCCGGGAGGCACCATGGCGGTGATCGGCCTCGGCCCGGTCGGGCAGATGGTCGTCCGCGTCGCCCGCCACGAGGGCGTGGCCGTGTTCGCGGTCGACCCCGTCGTCGAGCGCCGCCTCATGGCCGAGCGGTACGGGGCGACCACGTTCGATCTGGACGACGGTGTCGCCGAGTTGATCCGCGATGCCACGAACGGACGCGGCGCCGACGCGGCGATCGACGCCGTCGGGCTCGAGGCCCACGGCAATCCGGGCACCGCGTTCGCGCAGAACGCCGTCGGTGCGCTGCCGAGCGGACTCGCCAAGCAGGTCATGACGCGTGCCGGCGTCGACCGTCTCGCCGCCCTGCACCTCGCCGTCGAGGTCGTGCGCCGTGGTGGCACCGTGTCGGTCGTCGGCGTCTACGCCGGCAACCTCGACCCGATGCCGATGATGACGATCTTCGACAAGCAACTCGCGATGCGGTTCGGCCAGGCGAACGTGCAGCACTGGCTCCCCGACCTCCTGCCGCTCGCCGAGGCGCCCGGCGACCCGCTCGGGCTCGAGGACCTCGCCACGCACCGCGTGCCGCTCGCCCGTGCACCGGAGATGTACGAGCTGTTCAAGCAGAAGTCGGCCGGCTGCATCAAGGTCGTACTCAAGCCGTGA
- a CDS encoding DUF6766 family protein: protein MTKTDEDRTETRTAFGRWLHEHALFLVCMAIFLLCLAGMAVSGFLVYNEEQSSHATAPIPFGDYLSSGHFIEATFENWESEFLQMGAYVVLTVFLFQKGSSESKPIGKHTEQDDDPRHAEVGPDTPWPVRRGGLVLVLYENSLAIFFFVLFGLSFWFHAVGGAEAYSEEQLEHGLPAVSTIEFLGTSQFWFESMQNWQSEFLAVAAIVGASVYLRQRGSPESKPVATPHHETGA, encoded by the coding sequence ATGACCAAGACCGACGAAGACCGCACCGAAACGCGAACGGCCTTCGGGCGTTGGCTTCATGAGCATGCGCTCTTCCTCGTCTGCATGGCGATCTTCCTCCTCTGCCTGGCCGGCATGGCGGTGAGCGGGTTCCTGGTCTACAACGAGGAACAGTCCTCGCACGCCACCGCTCCCATCCCGTTCGGCGACTACCTCTCGTCGGGGCACTTCATCGAGGCGACCTTCGAGAACTGGGAGTCGGAGTTCCTCCAGATGGGCGCGTACGTCGTACTCACCGTCTTCTTGTTCCAGAAGGGCTCGTCGGAGTCGAAGCCGATCGGCAAGCACACCGAGCAGGACGACGATCCCCGCCACGCGGAGGTCGGGCCCGACACCCCATGGCCGGTGCGTCGGGGCGGCCTCGTGCTCGTGCTCTACGAGAACTCGCTCGCCATCTTCTTCTTCGTGCTGTTCGGGCTCTCGTTCTGGTTCCACGCGGTCGGCGGAGCCGAGGCGTACTCCGAGGAGCAGCTCGAGCACGGGCTGCCGGCGGTCAGCACGATCGAGTTCCTCGGCACCTCGCAGTTCTGGTTCGAGTCGATGCAGAACTGGCAGAGCGAGTTCCTCGCGGTCGCGGCGATCGTCGGGGCATCCGTCTACCTCAGGCAGCGCGGCTCACCCGAATCCAAGCCCGTGGCCACACCGCACCACGAGACCGGCGCCTGA
- a CDS encoding SDR family oxidoreductase — MTNDQLIDPTTKHTTDPFPRQEQQPPGLTERMSPLPDHGEQSYRGSRRLEGRRALITGGDSGIGRAVAIAFAREGAQVAIAFLPSEQADADETAHWIRDAGADPLLLPGDLRDEAHCKELVEHTDQAFGGVDLLVLNAAHQRNRSGIDEIPTDDFEAVMRVNLFAPVFLARAAVPLMEAGSSIITTTSIQGFDPSSTLVDYAMTKAALVAFTKALAEELGPRGIRVNAVAPGPIWTPLIPATGWPDKLPEFGRNTPLGRAGQPAELAGAYVYLASDDASYVSGAVLPVTGGRAL; from the coding sequence ATGACCAACGATCAGTTGATCGATCCGACAACCAAGCACACCACCGACCCGTTCCCTCGACAAGAACAGCAACCGCCGGGTCTCACCGAACGGATGTCGCCACTGCCCGACCACGGCGAGCAGAGCTATCGCGGGAGCCGACGCCTCGAGGGACGCAGGGCACTCATCACGGGCGGCGACTCCGGCATCGGCCGTGCCGTCGCGATCGCCTTCGCGCGCGAGGGCGCGCAGGTCGCGATCGCCTTCCTGCCGAGCGAGCAGGCCGACGCCGACGAGACGGCGCACTGGATCCGGGATGCCGGAGCCGATCCGCTGCTGCTGCCGGGCGACCTGCGCGACGAGGCGCACTGCAAGGAACTCGTGGAGCACACCGACCAGGCCTTCGGCGGCGTCGACCTGCTCGTGCTGAACGCGGCGCACCAGCGCAACCGCAGCGGCATCGACGAGATCCCGACCGACGACTTCGAGGCCGTGATGCGAGTGAACCTCTTCGCGCCGGTCTTCCTCGCGCGCGCAGCGGTGCCCCTGATGGAGGCGGGCTCCAGCATCATCACGACGACGTCGATCCAGGGATTCGACCCGTCGTCGACACTCGTCGACTACGCGATGACGAAGGCCGCGCTCGTCGCGTTCACCAAGGCGCTCGCCGAAGAGCTCGGGCCACGGGGCATCCGGGTCAATGCGGTCGCTCCAGGTCCGATCTGGACGCCGCTCATCCCGGCTACGGGCTGGCCCGACAAGCTGCCCGAGTTCGGTCGCAACACCCCGCTCGGCCGGGCGGGACAGCCCGCCGAGCTCGCGGGCGCCTACGTGTACCTCGCGTCCGACGACGCGTCGTACGTGTCTGGCGCGGTGCTGCCGGTCACCGGCGGCCGCGCCCTGTAA
- a CDS encoding DNA topoisomerase IB, with protein sequence MPRLKRVEPYVSPGFARVRRGRGFAYVHSDGGVAGRAERARIADLAIPPAWEDVWIADAANAHILAVGVDAAGRRQYLYHPAWRERQDAEKFLRMTALAASLPLARRTVRRDLALDELPRERVLAAAFRTLDLGAIRIGSEESLAGFRSRGLTTLLVRNASLDDAETVRLRFRAKGGITQDLRVSDAALAAFVGRAAQRSAAARLFAWSAGRAMRAVGPVDVNEDIRARTGGDFTAKDFRTLRGTIVAADHLAALGVETTARARSRAVREAIEEAARVLGNTPAIARGSYVDPRVIEAYEAGRVVSRLGNREASLLDLLTGDADS encoded by the coding sequence ATGCCGCGCCTCAAACGGGTCGAGCCCTACGTCTCACCCGGATTCGCACGGGTGAGACGGGGGCGCGGTTTCGCGTACGTGCACAGCGACGGCGGTGTCGCCGGCCGCGCCGAGCGCGCCCGCATCGCCGACCTCGCGATCCCACCGGCGTGGGAGGACGTCTGGATCGCGGATGCCGCGAACGCGCACATCCTCGCCGTCGGCGTCGACGCGGCCGGCCGTCGCCAGTACCTGTACCACCCGGCGTGGCGCGAGCGCCAGGACGCAGAGAAGTTCCTCCGCATGACCGCGCTCGCCGCGTCGCTCCCGCTCGCCCGCCGAACGGTGCGACGCGACCTCGCGCTCGACGAGCTGCCTCGAGAGCGCGTGCTCGCGGCCGCGTTCCGCACGCTCGACCTCGGCGCGATCCGCATCGGCTCAGAGGAGTCCCTCGCGGGCTTCCGGAGCCGCGGCCTCACGACGCTGCTCGTGCGCAATGCCTCGCTCGACGACGCCGAGACGGTTCGGCTGCGATTCCGCGCGAAGGGTGGCATCACCCAGGACCTGCGAGTCTCGGATGCCGCGCTCGCGGCGTTCGTCGGGCGTGCAGCTCAGCGTTCGGCCGCTGCACGGCTCTTCGCCTGGTCGGCGGGGCGAGCGATGCGCGCGGTCGGGCCGGTCGATGTGAACGAGGACATCCGGGCGAGAACCGGTGGCGACTTCACGGCGAAGGACTTCCGCACACTGCGGGGCACGATCGTGGCGGCCGACCATTTGGCCGCGCTCGGAGTGGAGACGACCGCCCGCGCGCGGTCCCGCGCCGTCCGCGAGGCGATCGAGGAGGCCGCACGGGTGCTCGGCAACACGCCGGCGATCGCTCGCGGCAGCTACGTCGATCCTCGGGTGATCGAGGCCTACGAGGCGGGACGAGTCGTCTCGCGCCTGGGCAACCGCGAGGCCAGCCTGCTCGACCTGCTCACCGGCGACGCGGATTCCTGA
- a CDS encoding carbohydrate ABC transporter permease: MTSTAVRAGGGAQHERFIAPQERERNRKRASRRNLGSALLFLSPWIVGFVVFTAWPMIYSAYLSLTDYDVINDPEFVGFANYAEMASDPKVLLALGNTAFFTFVQVPLYVIVSLVLALLLDRAGRASGFFRTVFFLPKMTPPVAVGVLFLLLFNGQNGLINMVLGWFGIDGPSWTTDPAWVKPGLIIMSLWTVGASVIILLAALRNVPETLYESAKLDGAGFWRTAVSVTLPMISPALFFIIIVNTIAGLQTFDEAYTAFFGAGNTTYSNDAALFYVIYLFQQAFEFLHMGYASALAWGLFLVIMVVTAIQLVVSRRLVYYEGER, translated from the coding sequence ATGACGAGCACCGCCGTCCGTGCGGGCGGTGGAGCGCAGCATGAGCGCTTCATCGCCCCGCAGGAGCGGGAACGGAACCGAAAGCGAGCCAGCCGGCGCAACCTGGGCTCCGCGCTCCTCTTCCTCAGTCCATGGATCGTCGGCTTCGTGGTGTTCACGGCATGGCCGATGATCTACAGCGCCTACCTCTCGCTCACCGACTACGACGTGATCAACGATCCCGAGTTCGTCGGCTTCGCGAACTACGCCGAGATGGCGTCCGACCCGAAGGTGCTCCTCGCGCTCGGCAACACGGCGTTCTTCACGTTCGTCCAGGTGCCGCTCTACGTCATCGTGTCGCTCGTCCTGGCGCTCCTGCTCGATCGGGCGGGGCGCGCCTCCGGGTTCTTCCGCACCGTCTTCTTCCTGCCGAAGATGACGCCACCGGTCGCCGTGGGCGTGCTCTTCCTCCTCCTCTTCAACGGGCAGAACGGACTCATCAACATGGTGCTCGGCTGGTTCGGCATCGACGGCCCCTCGTGGACGACCGACCCCGCGTGGGTGAAGCCGGGACTCATCATCATGTCGTTGTGGACGGTCGGGGCATCCGTCATCATCCTCCTCGCGGCACTGCGCAACGTGCCAGAGACGCTCTACGAGTCGGCGAAGCTCGACGGCGCCGGCTTCTGGCGCACCGCCGTCAGCGTGACGCTGCCGATGATCAGCCCCGCGCTGTTCTTCATCATCATCGTGAACACCATCGCGGGCCTGCAGACCTTCGACGAGGCGTACACCGCGTTCTTCGGCGCCGGGAACACGACGTACAGCAACGACGCCGCATTGTTCTACGTCATCTACCTGTTCCAGCAGGCGTTCGAGTTCCTGCACATGGGTTACGCCTCGGCACTGGCATGGGGGCTCTTCCTCGTGATCATGGTCGTCACCGCGATTCAGCTGGTCGTGTCGCGCCGGCTCGTCTACTACGAGGGGGAACGATGA
- a CDS encoding SRPBCC family protein, with amino-acid sequence MSTTVTASTDVDVPVRVAYNQWTQFESFPEFLGGVDSVEQIGDTLTHWTVSIAGVKREFDAEIGDQVPDDHVAWRSIGEVVHHGRVRFTPLSPDSTRIDLEIEWEPEGFVEQAGAALQLDDMQVKKDLARFKDFIEDRERSSGAWRGEIHGGETTSGTDPDLRI; translated from the coding sequence ATGAGCACGACAGTGACCGCGTCGACCGATGTGGATGTGCCCGTCCGTGTCGCCTACAACCAGTGGACCCAGTTCGAGTCGTTCCCCGAGTTCCTCGGCGGCGTCGACTCGGTTGAGCAGATCGGCGACACGTTGACGCACTGGACCGTCTCGATCGCCGGAGTCAAGCGCGAGTTCGACGCCGAGATCGGCGACCAGGTGCCCGACGACCACGTGGCATGGCGCAGCATCGGCGAGGTCGTCCACCACGGCCGCGTCCGCTTCACGCCGCTGAGTCCCGACTCCACGCGCATCGACCTCGAGATCGAATGGGAGCCCGAGGGATTCGTCGAGCAGGCTGGTGCCGCGCTGCAGCTCGACGACATGCAGGTGAAGAAGGACCTGGCGCGATTCAAGGACTTCATCGAGGACCGCGAACGCTCGAGCGGCGCATGGCGCGGTGAGATCCACGGCGGCGAAACCACGTCCGGCACCGACCCCGACCTGCGGATCTAA
- a CDS encoding DUF7882 family protein, which translates to MGTLYYGDSGTPIGIEDRALAHLKIAITTKLRRGESFTLSWRHAEDQPRGRSTLWLHASIPLRFVFDEPEAPELSRQWIEDLMRSANSTGGIQLIPEQLDTDPIPTLPEQPVQVGVDVQEVDAAKNAQTA; encoded by the coding sequence GTGGGAACCCTGTATTACGGCGATTCCGGCACCCCGATCGGCATCGAGGACCGAGCGCTCGCGCACCTGAAGATCGCCATCACAACGAAACTGCGCCGAGGAGAGAGCTTCACGCTCTCGTGGCGCCACGCCGAAGACCAGCCCCGCGGGCGCAGCACGCTCTGGCTGCACGCATCGATCCCCCTTCGTTTCGTCTTCGACGAGCCCGAGGCCCCCGAGCTCAGCCGGCAGTGGATCGAAGACCTCATGAGGTCGGCGAACAGCACGGGCGGAATCCAGCTCATTCCCGAGCAGCTCGACACCGACCCGATCCCGACGCTCCCCGAGCAGCCGGTACAGGTCGGCGTCGATGTGCAAGAGGTCGACGCCGCGAAGAACGCGCAGACCGCCTAG
- a CDS encoding extracellular solute-binding protein: MYRLRWGITCAGAAVVAIALGGCAVGTGGGGAADDAEYDSGAELGGELSVMGFSGVDEVATSRVEFAEAELGDVEVELIEGDLDIQQFLSAVASGEPPELLYADRDQIGSLAARGAIIPLERCIEGEEIDMDQFRESAVEQVTLDGQVYGIPEFNQVQVTMANADLLAAAGVSIEDVNGSDREAMTQANLALTKSDGGSLSVIGVDSKLPEFLPLWVAAAGGSILSEDGRTAALDSQEAIDALTWAVGIYDDQGGFSAVKAFRDSADFFGEGNQFATSTLGAMPMEQWYINVLNEVSPDAPMAFDTVRTTEGEPIAFAGGSAWAIPSGTENSEAACRWARAMTSVEAWQAAADARLAVREEEGKPFTGILTGNSVADEEIRGMVTSGGEPWDSGIEAMYEANDNTVSLPANPADAEFEQAMQDAVNSVLNGEATPEEALAEAQETAQQALDEGWEKLESREE, translated from the coding sequence ATGTACCGACTCCGATGGGGCATCACCTGCGCGGGTGCCGCAGTCGTCGCGATCGCGCTCGGCGGGTGCGCCGTGGGCACCGGCGGCGGCGGAGCGGCCGACGATGCCGAGTACGATTCCGGAGCCGAGCTCGGCGGTGAGCTGTCGGTCATGGGCTTCTCGGGCGTCGATGAGGTGGCCACGTCGCGCGTCGAGTTCGCGGAGGCCGAGCTCGGCGATGTCGAGGTCGAGCTCATCGAGGGCGACCTCGACATCCAGCAGTTCCTCTCAGCCGTGGCATCCGGTGAGCCGCCGGAGCTGCTCTATGCCGATCGCGACCAGATCGGATCGCTCGCCGCTCGCGGCGCGATCATCCCGCTCGAACGTTGCATCGAGGGCGAGGAGATCGACATGGACCAGTTCCGGGAGTCGGCCGTCGAGCAGGTGACGCTCGACGGCCAGGTCTACGGCATCCCGGAGTTCAACCAGGTGCAGGTCACGATGGCCAACGCCGACCTCCTCGCCGCCGCCGGCGTGTCGATCGAGGACGTCAACGGTTCCGACCGCGAGGCCATGACCCAGGCCAACCTCGCACTCACGAAGAGCGATGGGGGCTCGCTCTCGGTCATCGGCGTCGATTCCAAGCTGCCGGAGTTCCTCCCGCTGTGGGTGGCTGCGGCGGGCGGATCCATCCTGTCCGAAGACGGACGCACGGCGGCGCTCGATTCCCAGGAGGCCATCGACGCACTCACCTGGGCGGTCGGCATCTACGACGACCAGGGCGGCTTCAGCGCGGTGAAGGCGTTCCGCGACTCCGCCGACTTCTTCGGCGAGGGCAACCAGTTCGCCACGAGCACGCTCGGGGCCATGCCGATGGAGCAGTGGTACATCAATGTGCTCAACGAGGTCTCGCCCGACGCCCCGATGGCGTTCGACACCGTGCGCACCACGGAGGGCGAGCCGATCGCCTTCGCCGGCGGTTCGGCGTGGGCGATCCCGTCGGGGACCGAGAACTCCGAGGCCGCGTGCCGGTGGGCGAGGGCGATGACCTCGGTCGAGGCCTGGCAGGCCGCCGCCGACGCCCGGCTGGCCGTCCGCGAGGAGGAGGGGAAGCCCTTCACCGGCATCCTCACCGGCAACTCCGTCGCCGATGAGGAGATCCGCGGCATGGTGACCTCTGGCGGTGAACCCTGGGACTCCGGCATCGAGGCGATGTACGAGGCCAACGACAACACGGTCTCGCTTCCCGCGAACCCCGCCGACGCCGAGTTCGAGCAGGCGATGCAGGATGCCGTGAACAGCGTGCTGAACGGGGAGGCGACGCCCGAGGAGGCGCTCGCCGAGGCCCAGGAGACCGCCCAGCAGGCCCTCGACGAGGGCTGGGAGAAGCTCGAGAGCCGCGAGGAATGA